From Desulfovibrio inopinatus DSM 10711, the proteins below share one genomic window:
- a CDS encoding ATP-binding protein, which translates to MAQRIAVVTSVAGAKVFAELDGEMKDLGRIGSLVKIKTPQSLTFGMIGSAKRAETDHGIKRIIEINLLGEALEFDEAAGTFKFQRGVSYAPNLDEEVFPTVSQDLAQIYSKPKTSNVQVGWLYQDTSLPAYVVTDALLGKHFAVLGTSGSGKSCTVAVILRSVLNALPNGHIVLLDPHDEYSRCFGEKANIITTDNLELPYWFLNFEETVEVLCSGDEAAREMEAAILKDAIYTAKFDYVSKMENPFPLTVDTPTPYRLNRLVEILKEGMGKLDKPESSLPYMRIMARLDSLKKDRRFAFMFSSLVVQDVMPDVLSQILRIPSSDKPITIFNISGVPSEIVDVVVSLLCRTIFDFNLWSPRGGSAPVLLVCEEAHRYIPTDESKGFGPTRKAIARIAKEGRKYGVSLGLVTQRPSELSESILSQCNTLFALRMSNEHDQRFVERAMPENAAGLLASLPALRTQEAIAVGEGVTVPMRIRMNDLDEAHRPHSDTAAFSLAWKEDSLSTDFVRNSIERWRRQKR; encoded by the coding sequence ATGGCCCAACGAATTGCTGTTGTGACGTCCGTCGCCGGTGCAAAAGTATTTGCGGAGCTTGACGGTGAAATGAAGGATCTGGGACGTATCGGATCGCTTGTGAAGATTAAAACTCCACAGTCTTTGACTTTCGGCATGATCGGTTCTGCGAAGAGAGCAGAGACCGATCATGGAATAAAGCGTATTATAGAGATCAACCTTCTGGGTGAGGCATTGGAGTTCGATGAGGCTGCGGGAACATTCAAGTTTCAGCGTGGTGTTTCCTATGCGCCGAACCTTGATGAAGAAGTGTTTCCGACGGTTTCACAAGATCTTGCTCAAATATATTCCAAACCAAAGACGTCCAATGTGCAGGTCGGGTGGCTCTATCAAGACACATCACTGCCTGCTTATGTGGTGACCGATGCGCTGCTCGGCAAGCATTTTGCGGTTCTCGGAACGTCGGGTTCAGGGAAGTCGTGTACCGTTGCCGTCATTTTACGTTCGGTGCTGAATGCGCTGCCAAACGGCCATATTGTCTTGCTCGACCCACATGATGAATATTCGCGATGCTTTGGGGAGAAGGCCAACATTATTACGACGGATAACCTCGAATTGCCGTATTGGTTTCTCAATTTTGAAGAAACCGTCGAGGTGTTGTGTTCCGGTGATGAAGCGGCCCGTGAAATGGAAGCGGCAATCTTAAAAGATGCGATTTACACGGCGAAGTTTGATTATGTCTCCAAGATGGAAAATCCGTTTCCGCTGACGGTCGACACGCCGACGCCATATAGATTGAATCGGCTCGTGGAAATTCTCAAGGAAGGCATGGGAAAGCTCGATAAACCCGAAAGCTCGTTGCCGTACATGCGTATTATGGCGCGTCTCGATAGTTTGAAGAAGGACCGACGTTTCGCGTTTATGTTTTCCAGCTTGGTTGTGCAAGATGTCATGCCTGATGTGCTGTCCCAAATATTACGCATTCCGTCGTCTGATAAACCGATTACGATATTCAATATTTCGGGTGTCCCGTCGGAAATTGTGGACGTTGTCGTGTCGTTGCTGTGCCGAACGATTTTCGATTTCAATTTATGGAGTCCACGCGGAGGAAGCGCACCGGTTCTGCTCGTTTGTGAGGAAGCACACCGCTACATCCCGACGGATGAGTCAAAGGGATTCGGTCCAACCCGGAAAGCGATTGCGCGTATTGCTAAAGAAGGTCGAAAATACGGCGTGTCGCTCGGATTGGTCACACAGCGTCCTTCGGAACTGTCGGAATCGATTTTGTCACAATGCAATACGCTGTTCGCGCTACGTATGTCGAACGAACATGACCAACGATTTGTGGAACGCGCCATGCCGGAAAATGCGGCAGGCCTGTTGGCATCCCTCCCCGCTTTACGGACGCAGGAGGCTATTGCAGTAGGCGAAGGCGTTACCGTTCCTATGCGTATTCGCATGAACGACCTCGATGAAGCACACCGTCCCCACAGTGACACGGCGGCCTTTTCCCTTGCCTGGAAGGAAGATTCTCTTTCTACCGATTTCGTTCGTAACAGCATTGAACGCTGGCGCCGACAGAAACGCTAG
- a CDS encoding transposase, which produces MPRTSRLLLEDRPAVYHVMSRTALDGLPFGDIEKDTLLAIIKRFSAIYFCDILGFALMGNHFHLLVRMAPASSLTDDDVKRHFTQCYGDSIPPSAMQLADLRRKWTSLSEFIREIKQTFSRYYNKRHSRRGTLWGERFKSVLVEEGSTLLHCLAYIDLNPVRAGIVCRPEDYRWCSIGYHLQTNNRDDFLNLEFGMDTWDIDTPSERQRLYRQFLYETGTIETSKGASLRTDIVERARQSDYTYTRVDRFLLRTRWFSDAGIIGSKAFIQSVALHLDLPGSKTRTPKSIAGLELYALKRLAENL; this is translated from the coding sequence ATGCCAAGAACCTCCCGCTTACTTCTCGAAGATCGTCCCGCCGTTTATCATGTTATGTCACGCACCGCTTTGGATGGCCTCCCATTTGGTGATATTGAAAAAGATACACTCCTCGCTATCATCAAACGCTTCTCCGCCATATATTTCTGCGATATCCTTGGCTTCGCACTCATGGGAAACCATTTCCATCTGCTCGTTCGGATGGCTCCGGCTTCTTCACTTACTGATGACGATGTCAAAAGACACTTCACTCAATGTTATGGCGACTCGATACCTCCTAGCGCAATGCAACTTGCCGATCTTCGCCGCAAATGGACCAGTCTGTCCGAATTTATTCGTGAAATAAAACAAACATTCTCCCGCTATTACAATAAACGCCACTCGCGGCGTGGCACACTCTGGGGAGAACGCTTCAAAAGTGTACTTGTGGAGGAAGGATCCACATTGCTGCATTGTCTGGCATACATTGATCTCAATCCCGTTCGCGCCGGCATTGTATGTCGTCCCGAAGACTATCGCTGGTGTTCCATCGGTTACCACCTCCAAACCAACAATCGCGACGATTTTCTGAATCTCGAATTCGGCATGGATACATGGGACATCGACACGCCATCCGAACGCCAACGCCTCTATCGGCAATTCCTCTATGAAACCGGTACAATAGAGACATCCAAAGGGGCGTCGCTTCGTACAGACATTGTCGAACGAGCCCGTCAATCCGACTATACATACACACGAGTGGATCGATTTCTCTTGCGTACTCGGTGGTTCAGTGATGCCGGTATCATCGGGTCCAAGGCCTTCATCCAGTCGGTTGCACTCCATCTCGATCTTCCAGGATCAAAGACACGTACTCCCAAATCCATCGCCGGGCTCGAACTTTACGCTTTGAAACGGTTAGCGGAAAATCTGTAG
- a CDS encoding pyridoxamine 5'-phosphate oxidase family protein, whose translation MWTIADAASVMTLASCSRHGPWAADVYFARSEDGLYFYSSPQSRHCQDFAADSRTAATIHVASEHWRDIRGLQIVGKVVPVIERSAKAAAMAVYLAKFPLVRDFFQSPKSMGKAIADKMGRVAPYVLWAETIYVTDNTSGFGNRQEYHVAQLDSHS comes from the coding sequence ATGTGGACAATTGCCGATGCCGCGTCGGTCATGACGTTGGCGTCTTGTTCTCGGCATGGGCCGTGGGCGGCCGATGTATATTTTGCTCGGAGTGAGGACGGGTTGTATTTTTATTCTTCGCCGCAGAGTCGGCATTGTCAGGACTTCGCAGCGGATTCCCGAACTGCGGCAACGATTCATGTGGCATCCGAACATTGGCGAGATATTCGTGGTCTTCAAATCGTTGGGAAGGTTGTTCCTGTTATTGAACGCTCTGCGAAAGCGGCGGCTATGGCCGTCTATCTCGCAAAGTTTCCGTTGGTTCGCGATTTTTTTCAATCTCCCAAAAGCATGGGGAAAGCTATTGCCGACAAAATGGGGCGTGTTGCTCCGTACGTACTTTGGGCTGAGACCATCTATGTGACAGACAATACATCAGGCTTTGGAAATCGCCAGGAGTATCATGTTGCTCAGCTCGATTCACACTCATGA
- a CDS encoding SDR family oxidoreductase, giving the protein MSPRDERPILVTGATGYVGGRIVPRLLQAGWTVRAIGRSLDKLLDRPWAHLPGVECFAADVMDADALQHAAAGCCLAYYLVHSMNPQNQDFARADLQAAQNMAHAAAEAGLERIIYLGGLGDEDDDLSTHLRSRLDTARALQSGPVPVTFFRAAMLLGSGSASFEILRYLTEHLPIMITPKWVRTKSQPIAVSNVLNYLVDCLDHPETIGQTFDIGGPDIVSYEELFHIYAEEAGLGKRFIIPVPVLSPKLSSYWVQFVTPIPASLAVPLISGLRNEAVCRENRIREIIPQTLLPCRETIRLALERTRQHNIESCWSDAGFTTPPEWMTCGDAAYAGGTMLECGFRAEIDADPDAVWPILTSIGGQTGWYAGDLLWKMRGWMDKLAGGVGLNRGRRDPHEIRQGDALDFWRVLALEKPHLLKLQAEMRMPGEAMLEFRLDPLGEHRCQCELHSYFLPRGIAGLAYWYGTYPFHVMIFSNMLKNIARASGSPLKHSPQRFTPTFPRKQCRIQKKS; this is encoded by the coding sequence ATGTCGCCAAGGGATGAGCGCCCCATTCTTGTCACTGGAGCAACTGGATATGTCGGAGGACGTATTGTTCCTCGCTTGCTTCAGGCCGGATGGACTGTACGGGCGATCGGCCGCTCTTTGGACAAATTACTTGACCGACCATGGGCTCACCTGCCCGGTGTGGAATGTTTTGCCGCGGATGTCATGGACGCAGATGCCCTTCAACACGCGGCTGCGGGGTGCTGTTTGGCGTATTATCTCGTCCACTCCATGAATCCTCAAAACCAAGATTTTGCCCGCGCCGATCTCCAGGCCGCGCAGAATATGGCTCACGCTGCCGCCGAAGCCGGACTGGAACGTATTATTTATCTCGGTGGACTTGGTGATGAAGACGACGACCTCAGCACACATCTTCGTTCACGCTTGGATACGGCTCGCGCATTGCAATCCGGACCTGTTCCGGTAACATTCTTTCGAGCCGCCATGCTTCTCGGGTCGGGATCGGCTTCGTTTGAAATTTTGCGGTATCTCACTGAACATTTGCCGATCATGATCACACCCAAATGGGTCAGAACCAAAAGCCAGCCGATAGCAGTTTCCAATGTGCTCAACTACTTAGTCGACTGTCTGGATCATCCCGAAACCATCGGACAGACGTTCGATATCGGTGGTCCCGATATTGTTTCGTATGAAGAACTGTTTCACATCTATGCCGAAGAAGCTGGCCTTGGAAAACGGTTTATCATCCCCGTCCCAGTGCTTTCGCCCAAACTTTCGTCGTATTGGGTCCAATTCGTCACTCCCATTCCGGCATCTTTAGCTGTCCCACTCATTTCCGGATTGCGCAATGAAGCGGTCTGTCGCGAAAACCGTATACGGGAAATTATTCCTCAAACGCTGCTGCCGTGTCGTGAGACCATCCGACTCGCTCTTGAACGCACCCGTCAACACAACATCGAAAGCTGTTGGTCCGACGCCGGTTTTACAACGCCCCCCGAATGGATGACGTGCGGCGATGCCGCCTATGCTGGCGGGACGATGCTCGAATGCGGTTTTCGTGCGGAAATCGACGCTGATCCCGATGCCGTTTGGCCGATTCTGACTTCCATTGGTGGGCAAACCGGCTGGTATGCTGGAGATTTGCTGTGGAAAATGCGTGGTTGGATGGATAAACTCGCCGGTGGCGTCGGTCTCAACCGGGGACGACGCGATCCACACGAGATTAGGCAAGGGGATGCACTCGACTTTTGGCGTGTGCTCGCACTTGAAAAACCACATCTGCTTAAACTTCAGGCTGAAATGCGTATGCCAGGCGAAGCAATGCTCGAATTCCGATTGGATCCTCTGGGAGAACACCGCTGTCAGTGTGAACTACATTCCTACTTCTTACCGCGAGGCATTGCCGGCTTAGCCTATTGGTATGGGACCTATCCGTTTCATGTGATGATATTTTCAAATATGCTCAAAAATATTGCCCGTGCCAGCGGCTCTCCTTTGAAACACTCACCACAACGTTTCACACCAACGTTTCCCAGGAAGCAGTGTCGTATACAGAAGAAATCATGA